GACCATCAGGTCAAAATATGATATCAAAGGCGAGGAGTTCAAAGCAAATGGTGCAAGGCTTGTGGAACCTGGCTGGAGATGGTACTATCATTACAATGCACCAGAGGACAGGCTGCTTCCTAAAATGGATGAAGGCGACGTTCATTCCGTGCTTAATATCGAGGTAGAAGCAAAAGAGACCCAACCTCCCGGAAGATACGGTCAGGGTCGCCTCATTAAGATCATGGAAGAGATGGGTCTGGGTACAAAGGCCACACGTCACGAGATCATCAGCAAGCTTTACTCAAGGGCGTATGTACACGGAAATCCTCTGCAGCCCACCAAGACTGCTGTTGCTGTTGTGGATACGCTTGAGAAGTTCGCACCAACTATATCCAAGCCGGATATGACCAGCAAGCTTGAAGCAGATATGGACAGGATCGCTGAAGGCGGCATCCCTGAGGATGAAGTCCTGAATGAATCCAGGGAAATGCTGGAGCTTGTTTTCGATGAGCTTGGAAAGAACAAGGATGACATTACTGAATCACTCCGTGCGGGCTTGCGTGAGGACAAGATAATTGGTGTTTGCTCAGAATGTGGTTCTAACCTCATGGTAATGAGATCAAAGCGAGGAGGCCGTTTCATTGGTTGTGAAGGTTACCCGGATTGTACATTCTCATTGCCGCTTCCAAAGATCGGGCAGGTTGTGGTCACTGACAAATTGTGTGAGGAGCATGGCCTGTATCATATACGCATAATCAATGCCGGTAAGAGACCATGGAACCTTGGTTGCCCTGAGTGTAACTTCATTGAGTGGCAAAAGGCACAGGAAGAAGAGAAACTTAAGCAGAAAGAAGGTTCTTCTGATAAGGAAAAGCCAAAGACCCTGAATGATATATCAGGAATCGGCAAGGTCACCGCGGAAAAACTCGCAGATGCCGGAATATGCAGTGTTGATGAATTATGCGAAGCTGATGCACTGGAACTTGCAAAAGTTACAAGTATACCTGTCAAGAAAATAAAAGCATGGCAATCTGATATTGCCTGAAAGGAGACAGGTTAGAATGGAACTGGAATTCAAGGGCGCATGCAGGGAGGTCGGCAGATCGGCAGTCCTGGTAGATGAAAAGATCATGATGGATTACGGAGTTTCTCCGGGAGAGCATGTCAAGTATCCTTTAAATGGATCAAGGCCGCAAGCTGTTCTTTTATCTCATGCGCATATTGACCATTCCGGTGCAATCCCAAATCTGATGGACCTTGAACCTGATGTTTTTATGACCCCGCCTACATTCGATCTTTCAAATATGCTGGCACAGGATACATTGAGGATAGCAGAAAGAGAAGGCGAGATGCCGGCTTATGATTCCATTGATCTAACAAAGTTTGTGTATAAAACCAAACAGGTAGATACCGGCGTACCATTCCATACTCATGGATATGATGTTGAGTTCTACGATGCCGGACATATACCGGGTGCAGCTTCCATATTCCTGAAAGATAAAGAGGACAGGAGTCTGTACTATACAGGCGACATCAACACTTCGGACACAAGACTTGTTTCCGGTGCGGTTGAATTTCCGGATACCGATGTTCTCATTACTGAAAGCACTTATTTTGGCAGTGAACACCCTCCACGTAAAGAAGTTGAAAACCAGTTCATTGATTCCGTAATGGATACTCTGGACATTGGAGGCACTGTTATTGTTCCTGCGTTTGCCATTGGCAGGACTCAGGAGATCCTGATGCTTCTGGCCGCAAATGGAATACGCCCTTATGTTGACGGGATGGGAGTCCGGGCATATAAAGTGATGTCAGAACACCCGGAATACATCAGAAACCCAACTCATCTTAAGAAAGCTTTTGACAATGCGACTGTTGTAAAAGGAAGTAAAAGGGATTTCATTCATCTTGAATCGTCAGTAATCGTTACAACGGCAGGAATGCTGAATGGTGGTCCTGTGCTTCATTATATTGGCAGGAAGTATAAGGACCCTAAATCAAAGATAATTCTCACCGGTTATCAGGTAGAAGGCACCAATGGCAGAATGGCCATGGATACCGGTATTATAGATAATGACGGAACTGTCCAGCACCTGAAACCAAAGATCGAGCAGTATGATTTCTCTGCCCACTCCGGCGATAAAGAGCTTAAGGAAATGGTAAAGGATTTCTGTGACAGGG
The sequence above is a segment of the uncultured Methanolobus sp. genome. Coding sequences within it:
- a CDS encoding MBL fold metallo-hydrolase, with protein sequence MELEFKGACREVGRSAVLVDEKIMMDYGVSPGEHVKYPLNGSRPQAVLLSHAHIDHSGAIPNLMDLEPDVFMTPPTFDLSNMLAQDTLRIAEREGEMPAYDSIDLTKFVYKTKQVDTGVPFHTHGYDVEFYDAGHIPGAASIFLKDKEDRSLYYTGDINTSDTRLVSGAVEFPDTDVLITESTYFGSEHPPRKEVENQFIDSVMDTLDIGGTVIVPAFAIGRTQEILMLLAANGIRPYVDGMGVRAYKVMSEHPEYIRNPTHLKKAFDNATVVKGSKRDFIHLESSVIVTTAGMLNGGPVLHYIGRKYKDPKSKIILTGYQVEGTNGRMAMDTGIIDNDGTVQHLKPKIEQYDFSAHSGDKELKEMVKDFCDRGTEHVFTMHGDNCEGFADWISEEIGVKAYAPEIGERFSV